One Vicia villosa cultivar HV-30 ecotype Madison, WI linkage group LG5, Vvil1.0, whole genome shotgun sequence genomic window, TATTACCATTGCAAATAAATAGAAACAAGAAATATTAATAGATAGTTGCATAGATAGTTGCAGCTTTGGGTATATACACAATGAGAAATAGGCACTGATTTGGTAAACTAAGAGGAATAGGTAAAAGCTACCAACACTGATATAAATCAAAAGCAATATGCTGAGAATatacaaatacaaaacaaacttgataaacttgattaaaaaaaacaatatgcATACAAACTTGATAAACTTgaactaaaaatatattatatcacTCCTATCATATTTGGGATTTCCAAGTGTGCCTGTACTCCGTTTCTTGAGTATGACGACTCGCAGAAGCTTGCAGCTGTGGTGAAGAAAGTTAACAAATTGGTCACCAATGTGATTACCAGATAGGTTAATCTTGCGGAGATTGGGAAGTGCCAATAATGGACCATTATCATCTACCTCAAAATCTCGGCTACAACGAAAACGGGGATAACTGAGATTGAGTTCTTCGAGCAAAGGAAAACAACCAGCGATGAAGAATAAATCATTCTTTTCTACATTAACCATTTTGTAACAAgtgagaaatttcaaatttttcatGGTTTTGGCCAAAGCTATCAACCCATTAGAGTGAATATGAATGGGTCTGGTGGAGAGATTGAGCGATTTGACCTTGTGTAAAGGGAAAGTGGAGATTAGGGTTAGAATATCGTCCAGTTCTTCTATGGTTTTGGATTGGATAGTGATTTTGAGGGATGTGAGGTTAGGGAAGCGTTGGAAGAGGCGATCAAGATAAGGGATGGTTTGGTCGGTGATTTTAACGGAGGATCGGAGACGGTTTGTGATGGCGAGAAATTGTTTGGAGACGACGGAGAGTGACTTGAAAGTGCGGCGGTGGCCGTTGAGGGATTTGAAGATGCAATCCAGTATTTCCTCCGGAAAATATGAACATCCTTCTTCTGCTAACACCATTCTGGATTTGGATGCTGGTTCCGCCATTGTTTCTTCTGCTAACACCATTCTGGATTTGGATGCTGGTTCCGCCATTGTTTCTTCTGCTAACACCATTCTGGATTTGGATGCTGGTTCCGCCATTGTTTCTTCTGCTAACACCATTCTGGATTTGGATGCTGGTTCCGCCATTGTTGCAGAGTAACTCAagtttctctcaattttttattatatcttACTCCTTCTCCAATTCTCTCCTTATATATGTTTTCTTTTTCATGTAAAACGGTGCTAGgcccaataataatttaatcaggcccaataataatttaatcagGCCCATTCAACATGTCTCAAACTAAATATTATCTacatcaataataataaatatcacTAAATATATACtccatttaaaaatatattacgtatataaattaaattattatttatattataaaaattaaatatattaatttattgaaGTATATAATTTAACATTTATGATATCTTattcatataaatataattattatattaatatagtaACACATTTTCACAATTATCCTATTTTTATGTTTTGCAAAAAAtctcatatttttatatttgaaattaatattattctTATATCATATTTTCACATTTATGAAATAAAtttctaaaattataaaaataaataaagaaataaaattttaacgggTTAAGTTCATCATTGATCAAAAGATTGAATTTTGCTTCTTCTTTCAAAAGTtgagttaattttaataaaaaatttgaactaactgtttataattctTACTAATAACTATATTAAGATTATTATAAACTAAATGAAACTATATAGAGATCAAAAGAtaggaagagaagagaacaagCAACATTGTATTATATTCTTCTAAGAGGATgaactttacattgtaatatgagtcTTATTTATAGGATCTAAGGGAGGTAGAAAATCATGTACATTAAAGTGGAATAGGAAGATTGAACAATAAAAAg contains:
- the LOC131606145 gene encoding uncharacterized protein LOC131606145; translation: MAEPASKSRMVLAEETMAEPASKSRMVLAEETMAEPASKSRMVLAEETMAEPASKSRMVLAEEGCSYFPEEILDCIFKSLNGHRRTFKSLSVVSKQFLAITNRLRSSVKITDQTIPYLDRLFQRFPNLTSLKITIQSKTIEELDDILTLISTFPLHKVKSLNLSTRPIHIHSNGLIALAKTMKNLKFLTCYKMVNVEKNDLFFIAGCFPLLEELNLSYPRFRCSRDFELQASASRHTQETEYRHTWKSQI